The Herminiimonas arsenitoxidans sequence AACATGGCCAGATGTGTGCAGATGACAAGCACACGCCATTACGTCAAATGCCTGCTAAACGAGAGGTGGTGCGCGGGAGCGGTATGGTAGCGAGGCTACCGAGAGGAATTGCTCGAAGGTGACTTCAAGCTGTGCCACGACCAACTGCGGCACATACGGCGTGATGGATAACGACGAAGCGCCGTCATCAAATTCATCTAATGCGAGATGCTTGGAAAGGTTGCCATCAGCAGAATCGCCCTCTTCCAGCGTGCACTGATGATCGAAAGCCGTCTGTTGTACAAATGTCAGCGCACCGGCAAACGCAACGTGCTGCGAAAAGAGCAGCAAGAAGGCAAACCAGATATAGACAATTGAAGAACGGGATTTCATTTGTAGCAATGATCCTGACGGTTGCACTTGAACAAACAGCGCACGGGATCAATTGAGATAATTTGTTGCATCAGTGCACTGATTATAAATCCAATTAGAATTTCTCGTCCGGCAGTTATTCAATCGCCGACTGACAGATATTCCAAAGACAGATAATGGCACAATTTTGAGTACCCTTTTAGCCTTCCTTGATAAGGGATAATACGTACGAAAAAAAAACGCTCCCAGTGAGGGAGCGTTCAGAATAGTGCTTTATAGAAACTATTAGTACACGCCTTGCGCCAGCATCGCGTCAGCCAACTTAACGAAACCGGCGATGTTTGCGCCGTCGACATAGTTGACCGATCCATCAGCACGCTTACCGTAGTGCGCACAATTGAGATGGATCTCTTTCATGATGCTATGCAAGCGCTCATCCACTTCTGCGTGATGCCATGACAAACGCAAAGCATTCTGCGACATTTCCAGACCTGAGGTCGCGACACCACCTGCATTACTCGCTTTGCCCGGTGCGTAGAGTGTTCCCGCCTTCAGGAAAACATCAACCGCGTCCAGCGTGGATGGCATGTTGGCGCCTTCCGCAACGCAGATAACACCGTTTTTAACCAGCGTCTCTGCATCCTTGCCATCCAATTCATTTTGCGTTGCGCAAGGCAATGCAATCTGTACCGGGATATGCCACGGTCTTTTGCCCGGCTCATATTGCAGTTTGAATTCCTTGGCGAAGTCCTCTATGCGACCACGCTGGACATTCTTCAAGTTCATCAGTGCTGCCAGTTTCTCTTCGTTGAAACCGTCTTTGTCATACACAGTACCGTTGGAGTCGGACATCGCCACAACTTTGGCATTCAGCTCCATCGCTTTTTCAACTGCGTATTGCGCTACGTTGCCGGAACCGGAAACAGAGACTGTCATGCCATCGAAGGATTTGCCGTTACGACGCAACATTTCTTCCGCGAAGTAAACCGTACCGTAACCAGTCGCTTCAGGGCGCATCAAACTACCGCCATAGGCCAAGCTTTTACCAGTGAAAACAGCCGACGTATCGTTCGACAACTTCTTCATCATGCCAGCCATATAGCCAACCTCGCGCGCACCGACACCGATGTCGCCGGCAGGGATATCTGTATCCGAACCCAGATGACGGTACAGCTCAAACATCAAAGCCTGGCAGAAGCGCATCACTTCACCATCGCTTTTGCCTTTAGGATCGAAGTCGGAACCGCCTTTGCCGCCGCCCATAGGCAAAGTCGTTAATGCATTTTTGAACGTTTGTTCGAAGGCGAGGAATTTCAAAATCGACAGATTGACTGACGGATGGAAACGCATACCTCCTTTAAATGGGCCTATCGACGAGCTGTGCTGAATACGGAAAGCGCGATTGATTTGCACTTGACCGCGATCATCTACCCAGGACACACGAAATTGAATGACGCGTTCAGCTTCTACCAAGCGTTCCAACAAACCTTCTTTTGCATACTTCGGATTGTTTTGAATAAAGGGCCACAAGCTAAGCATGACTTCTTTAACTGCTTGCTGGAATTCTGGTTGATGCGGGTCGCGCTTGGCGACCATGGCAAGGAAGCCATCCACATTGGCGTGAGTCAAAATTTCTCCTAATAAAATGGGGGCGTACGCCTTCGATCTGATTTCACTATCGAATCACAATCTGTGTTTAGCGTTATTTACTGCTTGAAGGGACGAGCTGAATCTGCGCTTTTTGCACAGAGCGCACTATTTTAGTGCAATTTGACAAGTTTCGTCGACAAAAAATGAGGTGCGACACACATAAATACATGAAAAATATCAATGCTAGGCCACTGGCATTTTCAACGGCATCTTGTTTCTTGATGAACAGATTAGTGAAAGTGCTTTCTTTAAGCAGCTCGGCCTCGAACTCAAACACATTATGTGAATGCAACGATCAACACACAAAGAACAAAAAATGTTGAGTACAGACGTTTTGAATAAAACGAATGTTTGGCTTTGCGTGATGACGATAAGAAGAGGGATAACAAAAAAGACCTGATGCGATTTTCTGTAAAACAGAAAAGCAGAATAGAAAAAAGGGCCCATCTTGCGATGGACCCTTTATATCTGGTGCGGCTGGCAGGAATCGAACCCACGACCCCTTGGTTCGTAGCCAAGTACTCTATCCAGCTGAGCTACAGCCGCGAAAGAAAAAATTATAGCATGAGTAGAATTCATTTTGGAAGCCTCTCGTGAAGATTTTTATCAACTTTCTTTCAACGATCAGAATGTTCTGCAAATTTCGGCAGCAAGAAATCACGAAAACGATGCGAGATACACATCCTTCATCAACAAGTTCTTATATATAAAGCACGCATCGTTTCACACATCGTCGCACTCAAGACAAACTTGCAGCCCTCTTATTACTTGCAAGCATGTTGGCGAAAAAACTTATGCTAAAGTCGGCAAAGTGATTTTTATCGCCAAATACAGTAGCTTGCCGGAGCCAATATGGTCGCCAATCGCCAATACCAAGCCCGTCGTCCCAAAAGCGAAAAAAACATTGAAGAAAAAGGAAACATCATTAACACGATGCACGCCGAGTGGTTACCAACGATCCTGCAAGGGTCGTTCAGCGAAATCTACGTATTGAACTGTAATACCTTACGCTTTGAATATGCCAATCCCACCGCTTTAAACAATCTGCAATACAGTCAGGATGAATTGGCGCAAATGTCGCCGACCTGCGTCGCCAAGAACGTGACGCCAGCGGTCTACTCGCAATTTATCCAAGGCTTGCAAGATGGTAGCAAAACCTCTGTTGCGATCAACACGCTGCATACGCGCAAGGACGGCACGCACTATCCGATTGAATTCCAGCTGTTCTATTTAGCATCCGATACCGCACCGACCATCATTGCCATCGGCAACGATGTCAGCTCGCGCGACAAATCGGATAAGGCTTTACGCGCAAGTGAATCTCGTCTCAGTGCGATGGTATCCAATACCCCGGGACTAGTTTATCAATTCCTGTTGTGTGACGATGGAAAGTTTTCCTTCCCCTATGTAAGCGATGGTTGCGAAGCGCTATTGGGAATTACATCGGAAGAATTACATGAGTCGCCATCTCTATTCGTTGATCTGATTCTTCCTGAAGACAGATCCTCTTATCGCGAGACGATGCGTATCTCTACCTCAGAAATGAGCAACTGGAACTGGGAAGGCCGTATCTGGGTAGAAAAATGGAAAGACATCAAGTGGATCAATCTTCGCGCGACACCACGCGCACTCGATGAGCATAACGTGCAGTGGGAAGGCATCATGACCAACATCACTGCCAGCAAACTGGAACAGGAAGAAATCATCCGTTCACGCGCGCAATTGGCAGAGTTGTCAGCCCACGTCGATACCGTCAAGGAAAAAGAGCGCACGCGCATCGCACGCGAAATCCATGACGACTTGGGCGGCAATCTGACTGCCATCAAAATGGCACTTGCTCTATTAACACGCCGCCTGCCCGTCAAAACACCAGAACTCACAGAGAAAGCTGCCTACGTTGAGTCGCTGGTCGATCGCACTATAGAAACCGTACACCGCATCGCCGGCGATCTGCGCCCAGGGATTCTCGATTTCGGTTTGGTAGCTGCGCTTGAATGGCAAGCCGGTGAGTTCGAGAAGCAATTGGGCATTCCCTGTGAATTTCTGTCCAACAAAGCTGAAATCGATTTGAGCCTGGATCAGGCGACAGCCCTATTCCGTATTTTTCAGGAAGCACTGACCAATATTGCAAAACACGCAAAAGCAAGTCAGGTCAATGTACAACTGGTGCACACACATCTTTACGTCAGATTAGAGATTACAGATAACGGACGTGGCATCAAGGTCGCAGATCGTACAAAACCAAAGTCATTTGGCATCCGCGGCATGGTAGAACGATCCGTCGCCATGGGTGGCAGTTTGTCTGTCAGCACAGCACCTAAAGGTGGCACAGTCGTTGCTATCAATGTCCCGTTGCCCCATACCTTGCCGTCTGACCGCATTCAGACGAATAATATTGGACATTAAACGACATAATTTGGTCATATAGCGCTATGCTCGTCCAAAATTTGTCACATTCGGACGAATCGCCAACCAATATCTGGCGACACGCAGATTCTATAAAAACAGAACAATGACAACGAAGAACGTAATCAAAGTCCTTATTGCTGATGATCATGCGATCGTACGCGAAGGGCTGAAGCAAATTCTGGCAGACACCAAAGACATCATCGTGGCCGGTCACGCTGAAAACGGGATAGAAGCAATCAAGTTATCGCGCGAAGGCGCATGCAACGTACTGCTACTGGATATTTCGATGCCAGACCGCAGTGGCATCGAGGTGCTGAAGCAGGTCAAGAAAGAGTCTCCGAAGATCGCCGTTCTCATGCTGTCCATGCATCGTGAAGATCAATACGCCATCCGCTCGCTCAAAGCTGGCGCCTCCGGTTATCTAAATAAGCAAAGTGCACCGGCTGAACTGGTCAACGCCATTCGTCAGGTTGCCACCGGACGCAAGTACATCAGTGCAGCCTTGGCGCAAGAACTGGCCAACCAAATCAGCGACGATCACGAAACGCCGCTGCACGAAACCCTGTCCGATCGCGAATACCAAACCCTGACCATGATTGCTTCCGGCAAAACTGTCAGCGACATCGCTAACGAATTGGTCTTGTCCGTCAAAACGATCAGCATGTATCGCTCGCGCTTATTGCAAAAAATGAAACTACGCCATAACGCCGAACTGACCCATTACGCGATCAAAAATCATCTGGTCGAATAAACATCAAAGCTTCGGCCTTGGAGCTTCACCTGCAACAATGTCTTATCTAATCAACAAGATATCAACTCCTCGGCAGCTTCTCTTTTTAGCGCAGGTCTAGATAAAGCGGCAAAGTGACAATCATTTGCCCGCCTAATCCCATCATCAAACTTGTCTGCATAGTTATATTATTCAGAGATAAGCCGACTTCCGGCCGATCAACGATAAAGAAACGTGCGTGCCTTCATGCAAGACAAGCGAGACAACCCGTCACAAAACCCTGCAGAGATCGCACGCGAAGCTTTCCGTCAACTAGCCGTCCGCAGAATTGCCCCAACGCCCGATGCCTACCGTGCGATCTATGATGAGATCGCCGGCTACGCCATGGAGCCAACCGCAGAAGAAGTTCTCGCCGAGTTTGCCACCACCTTGCTCAATGCACCGGATGGTGTCGCCATCATCGGCAAGACCTTGCAGGAAGCAGCGACCACACCTTACTGGCCGGATTACAGCAAAGGCCTGACCCAATTGGTCAAGCATTACCAAACCCAGCTATCCGCGCAAAGCAGCACCAATACCAGCACAGCACCGACTGTCGTCAACACGACGATGTCATTGATAGACGATCCGCAACCGCTCATGTTGCGCGACTTGCTGACGCGCACACTCTCGCTCGCAGTTGCCTCCTTGCTACAAGGTGCACCTGCGCTAGCGGAAGAAGCCGAAGCCTTGGGCCGGTCGATCAAGGATGCTCAAACAGAATCCGCACTCAACGAGGTTTCAGCGCGCCTGAAACAACTGTGCTTCAAGATTGAATTGCAAAGCGGTGACATGGCAGAACAGCAGGAACTGTTGCTCCGTGTATTTAGATTGCTACTGGAAAATATCAGCAATCTGCTCGAACAAGACTCATGGATGCAAGGACAAATCGAAGCCGTCCGCAATCTGATTTCAGCACCTATTAATGACGTTGCACTCAACGAAGTCATGCGCAGTCTGAAAGAAGTGATCTACAAACAAGGGACTCTTAAACACAGTCTCGTCGATGCAAAAACTTCCGTCAAAAATATGGTCAATACATTTATCGATCGCCTTGCAGACATCGCCAATACCACTGGCAACTACCATCAGCAGATTGACCGTTACTCAAAAGAGATTACGCAGACTGCCGATATCACCAAGCTCAACAAGATACTCGACGAAGTGAAGCGCGAGACGCGCATCGCACAAACCGAGGCGCTACGTTCGCGCGACATCATCATCGCCGCACGCAAAGATGTCGAAGACGCCGAAGCACGCATCCATAATCTGGAGCTGCAACTGGAACAAATGAGTGAGCTGGTACGCGAAGATCAACTGACCGGCAGCCTCAATCGTCGTGGTCTGGATGATGTGCTTGAACGCGAAATGGCACGCGCCGATAGACGCGCATCGCCACTTTGCATCGCCATGCTCGATCTGGACGATTTCAAGAAAATCAATGACAAGTACGGCCACACTGCTGGCGATGAAGCATTAATCCACTTGGTGCGTGTTATCAAGGAGACACTGCGCTCCATGGATATGATTGCCCGCTTTGGCGGCGAAGAGTTCTTGATCGTGCTGCCAGATACATCAATGGAAGAAGCCATTCAAACCATCACACGCCTGCAGAGAGAGCTCACCAAGCAGATATTCATGCACAACCACACGCGTCTGCTCATGACATTCAGCGCCGGCGTCGCCTTGCGCAACGAAAAAGAAGATCAGCCATCGATGATCAAACGTGCGGATGCCGCTTTGTATAAAGCGAAAAAAGCTGGGAAAAACCGGGTCATCGCAGCAAATTGATGCGACTTTCTTGTTGCACAACGACAGAACTTAATGATATGTACACGTAATTCATCGTTTTTTGAGATGGAACATTATGCAAGAATCAGAACAATTGAAAGAGCAA is a genomic window containing:
- a CDS encoding GGDEF domain-containing protein, whose amino-acid sequence is MQDKRDNPSQNPAEIAREAFRQLAVRRIAPTPDAYRAIYDEIAGYAMEPTAEEVLAEFATTLLNAPDGVAIIGKTLQEAATTPYWPDYSKGLTQLVKHYQTQLSAQSSTNTSTAPTVVNTTMSLIDDPQPLMLRDLLTRTLSLAVASLLQGAPALAEEAEALGRSIKDAQTESALNEVSARLKQLCFKIELQSGDMAEQQELLLRVFRLLLENISNLLEQDSWMQGQIEAVRNLISAPINDVALNEVMRSLKEVIYKQGTLKHSLVDAKTSVKNMVNTFIDRLADIANTTGNYHQQIDRYSKEITQTADITKLNKILDEVKRETRIAQTEALRSRDIIIAARKDVEDAEARIHNLELQLEQMSELVREDQLTGSLNRRGLDDVLEREMARADRRASPLCIAMLDLDDFKKINDKYGHTAGDEALIHLVRVIKETLRSMDMIARFGGEEFLIVLPDTSMEEAIQTITRLQRELTKQIFMHNHTRLLMTFSAGVALRNEKEDQPSMIKRADAALYKAKKAGKNRVIAAN
- the gdhA gene encoding NADP-specific glutamate dehydrogenase; this encodes MTHANVDGFLAMVAKRDPHQPEFQQAVKEVMLSLWPFIQNNPKYAKEGLLERLVEAERVIQFRVSWVDDRGQVQINRAFRIQHSSSIGPFKGGMRFHPSVNLSILKFLAFEQTFKNALTTLPMGGGKGGSDFDPKGKSDGEVMRFCQALMFELYRHLGSDTDIPAGDIGVGAREVGYMAGMMKKLSNDTSAVFTGKSLAYGGSLMRPEATGYGTVYFAEEMLRRNGKSFDGMTVSVSGSGNVAQYAVEKAMELNAKVVAMSDSNGTVYDKDGFNEEKLAALMNLKNVQRGRIEDFAKEFKLQYEPGKRPWHIPVQIALPCATQNELDGKDAETLVKNGVICVAEGANMPSTLDAVDVFLKAGTLYAPGKASNAGGVATSGLEMSQNALRLSWHHAEVDERLHSIMKEIHLNCAHYGKRADGSVNYVDGANIAGFVKLADAMLAQGVY
- a CDS encoding response regulator, translating into MTTKNVIKVLIADDHAIVREGLKQILADTKDIIVAGHAENGIEAIKLSREGACNVLLLDISMPDRSGIEVLKQVKKESPKIAVLMLSMHREDQYAIRSLKAGASGYLNKQSAPAELVNAIRQVATGRKYISAALAQELANQISDDHETPLHETLSDREYQTLTMIASGKTVSDIANELVLSVKTISMYRSRLLQKMKLRHNAELTHYAIKNHLVE
- a CDS encoding PAS domain-containing sensor histidine kinase, which codes for MVANRQYQARRPKSEKNIEEKGNIINTMHAEWLPTILQGSFSEIYVLNCNTLRFEYANPTALNNLQYSQDELAQMSPTCVAKNVTPAVYSQFIQGLQDGSKTSVAINTLHTRKDGTHYPIEFQLFYLASDTAPTIIAIGNDVSSRDKSDKALRASESRLSAMVSNTPGLVYQFLLCDDGKFSFPYVSDGCEALLGITSEELHESPSLFVDLILPEDRSSYRETMRISTSEMSNWNWEGRIWVEKWKDIKWINLRATPRALDEHNVQWEGIMTNITASKLEQEEIIRSRAQLAELSAHVDTVKEKERTRIAREIHDDLGGNLTAIKMALALLTRRLPVKTPELTEKAAYVESLVDRTIETVHRIAGDLRPGILDFGLVAALEWQAGEFEKQLGIPCEFLSNKAEIDLSLDQATALFRIFQEALTNIAKHAKASQVNVQLVHTHLYVRLEITDNGRGIKVADRTKPKSFGIRGMVERSVAMGGSLSVSTAPKGGTVVAINVPLPHTLPSDRIQTNNIGH